The following are from one region of the Takifugu rubripes chromosome 16, fTakRub1.2, whole genome shotgun sequence genome:
- the LOC101074513 gene encoding EF-hand domain-containing protein 1 — protein MSEGKKTTRLPLLPGYTFHDVTKSAFHRPQTLEYKGGYPLPRHFSMDMRPDPCSLDELGTEEDSDLLSDTKPITTSTVRDSYPPFIPAYVTLDKKVLRFYAYFREDVPSCPDEEYRIRPVTIYYYLEDDTMCIYEPLVENSGIPQGKRLKRQRMPKNQQGEYYRWKDLNLAIDLEMYGVKYHIIQCDGFTKQFLEREGIILNAPEVMPLAPHRKHLQKPKPCPTSSIDGEKYTFFTLDRKVLRFYALWEDADSLVGKTSPVTIRYFLVDNTVEVRLVDEPNSGREAYTGLMGRIRLPKTIKTGSESFPSCVLEVSPQEVEEYYCPKDFQVGQRVKLLGRTFLLCDCDGFTKDYYKITYPDMELQPIQIPKKTKVTERPKVVAPYNGFGSLEDSLQNCLSLYPGPPRKNVMKILGNSQKVLRYSAILDSQKPADIGRRFILSYFLSNDAVSIFEKPTNNSGVIGGRFLEKIRIPKPGSTADNPKYYSPADLAIGAKVDVFGHRFLLTDADQYVLSYLEANPNDIPEETLESLRQKLSLGTANDQGAIQENACSSAGVEAQKTL, from the exons TCCTCTGCCCCGCCACTTCTCCATGGACATGAGACCAGACCCTTGTTCATTAGATGAGCTGggcacagaggaggacagtgacCTGCTATCTGACACAAAACCTATAACCACCTCCACTGTTCGGGATTCGTACCCACCCTTCATCCCTGCATATGTGACCCTTGATAAGAAG GTGCTGCGCTTCTATGCATATTTCAGGGAAGATGTCCCGTCCTGCCCTGATGAGGAATATCGCATACGTCCCGTGACTATTTACTATTACTTAGAGGATGACACTATGTGCATTTATGAGCCTCTGGTGGAGAATTCTGGGATACCACAGGGGAAGCGGCTCAAACGCCAGCGTATGCCAAAGAATCAGCAGGGAGAGTATTACCGATGGAAAGACCTCAACCTTGCCATTGACCTGGAAATGTATGGGGTCAAGTACCACATCATACAGTGCGATGGATTCACCAAG CAATTCCTGGAGCGTGAGGGCATTATCCTGAATGCCCCTGAGGTGATGCCACTGGCTCCTCATCGGAAACACCTGCAGAAACCGAAGCCTTGTCCCACATCCTCCATTGATGGTGAAAAGTACACGTTTTTCACCCTCGATCGAAAG GTGCTGCGTTTCTATGCTTTATGGGAAGATGCTGATTCTCTGGTGGGGAAGACAAGCCCAGTGACCATCCGGTACTTCCTAGTGGACAACACGGTGGAGGTCAGACTTGTTGATGAACCCAACAGCGGGCGCGAGGCCTATACTGGCTTGATGGGGAGAATCAGGCTGCCAAAGACAATCAAGACCGGTTCTG AGTCTTTCCCCAGCTGTGTTCTGGAGGTTTccccacaggaagtggaagagtACTATTGTCCCAAAGATTTCCAGGTGGGACAAAGGGTGAAGCTGCTCGGTCGCACCTTCCTGCTGTGTGACTGTGATGGCTTTACGAAGGACTATTACAAGATAACCTACCCTGACATGGAGCTACAGCCCATACAGATCCCAAAGAAGACCAAAGTGACTGAGAGGCCAAAG GTTGTAGCTCCCTACAATGGCTTTGGTTCACTTGAGGACTCGCTCCAGAATTGTTTATCTTTGTATCCTGGGCCTCCCAGGAAGAATGTGATGAAGATTCTCGGCAACAGTCAAAAAGTGCTGCGCTACAGTGCCATACTG GACTCCCAGAAGCCTGCGGACATAGGCCGACGTTTTATTCTGTCCTACTTCCTGTCCAATGACGCCGTCAGCATATTTGAAAAGCCCACCAACAACTCTGGCGTCATTGGAGGCCGATTCTTAGAAAAAATCCGGATCCCCAAGCCAGGCTCCACAGCAGACAACCCCAAGTACTACTCACCTGCTGACTTGGCTATTGGAGCCAAAGTGGATG TTTTTGGACATCGTTTTCTGTTGACTGATGCCGACCAATACGTGCTGAGCTACCTGGAGGCCAACCCCAATGATATTCCAGAGGAGACGTTGGAGTCTCTGCGCCAGAAGCTGAGTCTAGGGACGGCAAACGATCAAGGAGCGATCCAAGAGaacg CTTGTTCTTCAGCTGGTGTTGAAGCACAGAAGACTCTTTGA